One Nerophis lumbriciformis linkage group LG19, RoL_Nlum_v2.1, whole genome shotgun sequence DNA segment encodes these proteins:
- the klhl18 gene encoding kelch-like protein 18, whose amino-acid sequence MGDVLCEELEDLVHFSVHDLPTRGYVVMEEIRRQGKLCDVTLKAGDHKFSAHRIILAASIPYFHAMFTNDMVECKQDEILMQGMDPSALEALINFAYSGHVAIDQQNVQSLLIGSSFLQLQNVKDACCSFLQERLHPKNCLGVRQFAETMMCTTLYDSANNFLHQHFVDVSLSDEFLNLKTEEVLELVGCDELNVKTEEQVFEAVLIWIHHDRHKRESFLPELLSRIRLPLCRPQFLTEKVQQEELVRCCHKCRDLVDEAKDFHLMLERRPHLPAFKTRQRCCTSITGLIYAVGGLNSSGDSLNVVEVFDPVGNLWARCQQMRTARSRVGVAVVNGLLYAIGGYDGQSRLSTVEVYNPETDSWTKVSSMNSQRSAMGTVVVDGHIYVCGGYDGKSSLNSVERYSPETDRWTVVTEMSASRSAAGVTVFDGRIFVSGGHDGLQIFNTVEYYNHHTNRWHVSAPMSNKRCRHGAAALGSHMYVVGGYDGSGFLSGAEVFSSVAGQWTYLVAMNTRRSRVSLLATSGRLYAIGGYDGQSNLCSVEMFNPDVGRWAFMAPMACHEGGVGVGCIPLQPT is encoded by the exons ATGGGAGACGTTCTTTGCGAGGAACTTGAAGATTTGGTTCATTTTTCAGTCCACGACCTGCCGACGAGAGGCTATGTCGTCATGGAGGAAATACGACGTCAGGGGAaactctgtgacgtcacgctcaaG GCCGGGGATCACAAATTCAGCGCTCATCGCATCATTCTGGCGGCGTCCATACCTTACTTTCACGCCATGTTCACCAATGACATGGTGGAGTGTAAACAAGATGAGATCCTGATGCAGGGAATGGACCCCAG TGCTCTGGAGGCGCTAATCAACTTTGCGTACAGTGGCCATGTTGCCATAGACCAGCAGAATGTTCAATCTCTTCTGATTGGGTCGAGCTTCCTTCAGCTGCAGAACGTGAAAGATGCCTGCTGCTCCTTCCTGCAGGAGAG GTTGCATCCAAAGAACTGTTTGGGAGTGCGTCAGTTTGCCGAAACTATGATGTGCACCACGCTGTATGACTCGGCCAATAACTTCCTGCACCAGCACTTTGTGGACGTGTCCTTGTCTGATGAGTTCCTCAACCTGAAGACGGAGGAGGTGCTCGAGCTCGTTGGCTGTGATGAACTTAATGTGAAAACTGAGGAGCAG GTGTTTGAGGCGGTGCTGATCTGGATCCATCATGACCGGCACAAACGGGAGTCTTTTCTGCCAGAGCTGCTGTCGAGGATCCGACTGCCGCTTTGTCGTCCTCAGTTTCTGACTGAGAAAGTCCAGCAGGAAGAACTTGTGCGCTGCTGCCATAAATGCAG AGACCTGGTGGACGAAGCCAAAGACTTCCACCTGATGTTGGAGCGTCGGCCTCACCTTCCGGCCTTCAAGACCCGGCAGAGGTGCTGCACCTCTATCACAGGTCTCATCTACGCCGTGGGAGGACTCAACAGCTCAG GTGATTCTTTAAATGTGGTCGAGGTGTTTGATCCAGTTGGGAATTTGTGGGCACGTTGCCAACAAATGAGGACGGCTCGCAGCAGAGTGGGTGTGGCTGTTGTTAATGGACTGCTGTATGCCATTGGAGGATATGACGGACAGTCACGCCTCAGCACTGTCGAAGTTTACAACCCCGAGACTGACAGCTGGACCAAAGTGTCCAGCATGAACAGCCAACGCAG CGCCATGGGAACGGTGGTGGTTGATGGACACATCTACGTGTGTGGCGGATATGATGGAAAATCTTCCCTCAACTCTGTTGAGCGTTACTCTCCTGAAACTGACAG GTGGACCGTCGTGACGGAAATGAGCGCCAGTCGCAGCGCGGCCGGCGTGACAGTGTTTGATGGACGCATATTCGTCTCTGGCGGCCATGATGGTTTACAGATCTTCAACACG GTGGAGTATTACAACCACCACACAAACCGCTGGCATGTGTCGGCGCCCATGTCTAACAAGCGCTGTCGTCATGGCGCTGCAGCGCTAGGCAGTCATATGTATGTGGTGGGCGGCTACGACGGCTCAGGTTTCCTCAGCGGTGCCGAGGTTTTCAGCTCTGTGGCGGGCCAGTGGACCTACCTGGTGGCCATGAACACGCGGCGCAGCAGGGTGTCTCTGCTGGCAACGTCAGGCCGCCTTTACGCCATAGGTGGATACGATGGACAGTCCAACCTGTGCTCCGTGGAGATGTTTAATCCTGACGTCGGCCGCTGGGCCTTCATGGCGCCTATGGCGTGTCACGAAGGAGGGGTGGGCGTTGGCTGCATTCCCCTGCAGCCCACCTAA
- the afg3l2 gene encoding mitochondrial inner membrane m-AAA protease component AFG3L2 isoform X2: MVYRYLRLSAGCMNTLRLLLAPSVATSRLVTRQVTSGQSLLNELLGACKSLTSRPPKGFEKYFPESQKNSNESQSEDKDTKATDAPKATGGGGSEGEGAGSGGGGGKRGGRKESNWYNRLKKGDIPWDEKDFRLFFLGGVAFWAAFAYFFLFRDGAREVTWKDFVNNYLSKGVVDRLEVVNKRYVKVLFSPGKAPVEGQYVWFNIGSVDTFERNLESVQYELGIEGESRLPVVYSTEGDGTFILSMLPTALIIGFFLFMVRRGPAAAGRQGRGMGGLFSVSETTAKILKDKIEIKFKDVAGCEEAKLEIMEFVNFLKNPKQYEDLGAKIPKGAILTGPPGTGKTLLAKATAGEANVPFITVNGSEFLEMFVGVGPARVRDLFVMARKNAPCILFIDEIDAVGRKRGRGNFGGQSEQENTLNQLLVEMDGFNTATNVVVLAGTNRPDILDPALLRPGRFDRQIYIGPPDIKGRVSIFKVHLRPLKLDPATDTDALARKMAALTPGFSGADIANVCNEAALIAARHLSDAIEQKHFEQAIERVIGGLEKKTQVLQPEEKKTVAYHEAGHAVAGWFLEYADPLLKVSIIPRGRGLGYAQYLPREQFLYTKEQLMDRMCMMLGGRVSEEIFFGKITTGAQDDLRKVTQSAYAQIVQFGMNPKVGQVSFDLPRQGETVLEKPYSEATARLIDTEVRSLISEAYQITQHLLTDKKAEVEKVALRLLDKEVLDKNDMIELLGKRPFTEKSTYEEIVEGTGGEDEDTTLPAGLKDWNQERKDKDESQDEQVARQISGGMPF; the protein is encoded by the exons ATGGTTTATCGCTACTTGCGGCTGTCAGCGGGCTGCATGAACACTTTGAGGCTTCTTCTGGCACCTTCTGTCGCCACAAGCAGGCTG GTGACAAGACAAGTGACAAGTGGGCAAAGCCTGCTTAATGAGCTGCTTGGGGCCTGCAAGAGTTTGACCTCCAGACCACCTAAAG GATTTGAGAAGTATTTTCCTGAGAGTCAGAAAAACTCCAACGAGAGCCAATCCGAAGACAAAG ATACCAAAGCTACCGATGCTCCTAAAGCgacaggaggaggaggaagtgaGGGCGAAGGAGCAGGAAGTGGTGGTGGAGGAGGAAAACGAGGAGGTCGAAAGGAGTCAAACTGGTACAACCGCCTGAAGAAG GGAGACATTCCATGGGACGAGAAAGACTTTCGACTGTTCTTCCTGGGTGGAGTGGCCTTCTGGGCTGCATTTGCTTACTTCTTCCTGTTCAGAGATGGAGCCAGGGAGGTCACATGGAAGGACTTTGTGAACAACTACCTATCCAAAGGAGTG GTGGATAGGTTGGAGGTTGTAAACAAGCGCTACGTCAAAGTGCTTTTCTCCCCAGGGAAGGCACCGGTAGAGGGG CAGTATGTGTGGTTCAACATCGGGAGCGTGGACACGTTTGAGAGGAACCTGGAAAGTGTCCAATACGAGCTCGGCATTGAGGGCGAAAGCCGCCTGCCAGTGGTTTATTCCACTGAGGGTGACGG GACCTTCATACTGAGCATGCTCCCCACTGCTCTCATCATTGGCTTCTTTCTCTTCATGGTGCGGCGAGGCCCGGCTGCCGCTGGCCGACAGGGCCGCGGCATGGGTGGCCTGTTCAGCGTCAGCGAGACTACCGCTAAAATCCTAAAGGATAAAATCGAGATCAAGTTCAAAGACGTTGCCGGCTGCGAAGAAGCAAAGCTGGAGATCATGGAGTTTGTCAACTTCCTGAAGAACCCCAAACAGTACGAGGACCTGGGTGCCAAAATTCCCAAG GGAGCCATCTTGACGGGGCCCCCGGGGACAGGAAAGACTCTTCTGGCCAAGGCGACAGCAGGCGAGGCCAATGTTCCCTTTATCACTGTCAATGGCTCTGAGTTCTTGGAGATGTTTGTGGGCGTAGGGCCCGCTCGG GTCAGAGATCTGTTCGTCATGGCAAGAAAGAACGCGCCTTGCATCCTCTTCATCGATGAAATTGACGCAGTGGGTCGGAAGCGGGGACGTGGCAACTTTGGCGGTCAGAGCGAGCAGGAGAACACGTTGAATCAGCTGCTGGTTGAAATGGATG GGTTTAACACGGCTACAAATGTGGTGGTCCTGGCAGGGACCAACCGACCGGACATCTTGGACCCAGCGCTGCTGAGGCCCGGGCGCTTCGACAGGCAGATATACATCG GTCCTCCGGACATTAAAGGGCGAGTTTCCATCTTTAAAGTCCACCTGCGtcctcttaaactggatcctgCCACCGATACAGATGCTCTGGCCCGCAAGATGGCAGCACTCACGCCTGGTTTCTCAG GCGCCGACATTGCTAACGTTTGTAACGAGGCGGCTCTTATCGCCGCTCGACACCTTTCCGACGCCATCGAGCAAAAGCACTTTGAACAGGCCATCGAGCGAGTCATCGGAG GCCTGGAGAAGAAGACTCAGGTTCTTCAGCCTGAGGAGAAGAAGACTGTGGCATATCACGAGGCAGGTCACGCCGTCGCCGGCTGGTTCCTGGAGTACGCCGACCCGCTGCTAAAG GTGTCCATCATTCCTAGGGGGCGGGGCCTGGGCTACGCACAATACCTGCCCAGAGAGCAGTTCCTGTACACCAAGGAACAGCTGATGGACCGCATGTGCATGATGTTGGGAGGACGGGTGTCCGAGGAGATCTTCTTTGGCAAGATCACCACCGGAGCGCAGGACGACCTCCGGAAGGTCACCCAGAGTGCCTATGCCCAG ATTGTCCAGTTTGGGATGAATCCCAAGGTGGGCCAGGTGTCGTTTGATCTTCCCCGGCAAGGCGAGACGGTTCTGGAGAAACCTTACAGCGAGGCCACCGCACGTCTTATCGACACAGAGGTTCGGAGCCTAATCAGCGAGGCTTATCAGATAACTCAGCACCTGTTAACTGACAAGAAGGCCGAGGTGGAGAAG GTGGCTTTGCGGCTGCTGGACAAAGAGGTTCTGGACAAGAACGATATGATAGAACTGCTGGGTAAACGCCCATTTACAGAGAAGTCAACATACGAGGAGATAGTGGAGGGAACAGGAGGCGAAGATGAGGACACCACGCTGCCCGCAGGACTTAAGGACTGGAACCAGGAGAGAAAGGACAAAGACGAGAGCCAGGACGAGCAAGTGGCCCGCCAGATCTCTGGAGGAATGCCTTTCTAG
- the afg3l2 gene encoding mitochondrial inner membrane m-AAA protease component AFG3L2 isoform X1: MVYRYLRLSAGCMNTLRLLLAPSVATSRLQVTRQVTSGQSLLNELLGACKSLTSRPPKGFEKYFPESQKNSNESQSEDKDTKATDAPKATGGGGSEGEGAGSGGGGGKRGGRKESNWYNRLKKGDIPWDEKDFRLFFLGGVAFWAAFAYFFLFRDGAREVTWKDFVNNYLSKGVVDRLEVVNKRYVKVLFSPGKAPVEGQYVWFNIGSVDTFERNLESVQYELGIEGESRLPVVYSTEGDGTFILSMLPTALIIGFFLFMVRRGPAAAGRQGRGMGGLFSVSETTAKILKDKIEIKFKDVAGCEEAKLEIMEFVNFLKNPKQYEDLGAKIPKGAILTGPPGTGKTLLAKATAGEANVPFITVNGSEFLEMFVGVGPARVRDLFVMARKNAPCILFIDEIDAVGRKRGRGNFGGQSEQENTLNQLLVEMDGFNTATNVVVLAGTNRPDILDPALLRPGRFDRQIYIGPPDIKGRVSIFKVHLRPLKLDPATDTDALARKMAALTPGFSGADIANVCNEAALIAARHLSDAIEQKHFEQAIERVIGGLEKKTQVLQPEEKKTVAYHEAGHAVAGWFLEYADPLLKVSIIPRGRGLGYAQYLPREQFLYTKEQLMDRMCMMLGGRVSEEIFFGKITTGAQDDLRKVTQSAYAQIVQFGMNPKVGQVSFDLPRQGETVLEKPYSEATARLIDTEVRSLISEAYQITQHLLTDKKAEVEKVALRLLDKEVLDKNDMIELLGKRPFTEKSTYEEIVEGTGGEDEDTTLPAGLKDWNQERKDKDESQDEQVARQISGGMPF, from the exons ATGGTTTATCGCTACTTGCGGCTGTCAGCGGGCTGCATGAACACTTTGAGGCTTCTTCTGGCACCTTCTGTCGCCACAAGCAGGCTG CAGGTGACAAGACAAGTGACAAGTGGGCAAAGCCTGCTTAATGAGCTGCTTGGGGCCTGCAAGAGTTTGACCTCCAGACCACCTAAAG GATTTGAGAAGTATTTTCCTGAGAGTCAGAAAAACTCCAACGAGAGCCAATCCGAAGACAAAG ATACCAAAGCTACCGATGCTCCTAAAGCgacaggaggaggaggaagtgaGGGCGAAGGAGCAGGAAGTGGTGGTGGAGGAGGAAAACGAGGAGGTCGAAAGGAGTCAAACTGGTACAACCGCCTGAAGAAG GGAGACATTCCATGGGACGAGAAAGACTTTCGACTGTTCTTCCTGGGTGGAGTGGCCTTCTGGGCTGCATTTGCTTACTTCTTCCTGTTCAGAGATGGAGCCAGGGAGGTCACATGGAAGGACTTTGTGAACAACTACCTATCCAAAGGAGTG GTGGATAGGTTGGAGGTTGTAAACAAGCGCTACGTCAAAGTGCTTTTCTCCCCAGGGAAGGCACCGGTAGAGGGG CAGTATGTGTGGTTCAACATCGGGAGCGTGGACACGTTTGAGAGGAACCTGGAAAGTGTCCAATACGAGCTCGGCATTGAGGGCGAAAGCCGCCTGCCAGTGGTTTATTCCACTGAGGGTGACGG GACCTTCATACTGAGCATGCTCCCCACTGCTCTCATCATTGGCTTCTTTCTCTTCATGGTGCGGCGAGGCCCGGCTGCCGCTGGCCGACAGGGCCGCGGCATGGGTGGCCTGTTCAGCGTCAGCGAGACTACCGCTAAAATCCTAAAGGATAAAATCGAGATCAAGTTCAAAGACGTTGCCGGCTGCGAAGAAGCAAAGCTGGAGATCATGGAGTTTGTCAACTTCCTGAAGAACCCCAAACAGTACGAGGACCTGGGTGCCAAAATTCCCAAG GGAGCCATCTTGACGGGGCCCCCGGGGACAGGAAAGACTCTTCTGGCCAAGGCGACAGCAGGCGAGGCCAATGTTCCCTTTATCACTGTCAATGGCTCTGAGTTCTTGGAGATGTTTGTGGGCGTAGGGCCCGCTCGG GTCAGAGATCTGTTCGTCATGGCAAGAAAGAACGCGCCTTGCATCCTCTTCATCGATGAAATTGACGCAGTGGGTCGGAAGCGGGGACGTGGCAACTTTGGCGGTCAGAGCGAGCAGGAGAACACGTTGAATCAGCTGCTGGTTGAAATGGATG GGTTTAACACGGCTACAAATGTGGTGGTCCTGGCAGGGACCAACCGACCGGACATCTTGGACCCAGCGCTGCTGAGGCCCGGGCGCTTCGACAGGCAGATATACATCG GTCCTCCGGACATTAAAGGGCGAGTTTCCATCTTTAAAGTCCACCTGCGtcctcttaaactggatcctgCCACCGATACAGATGCTCTGGCCCGCAAGATGGCAGCACTCACGCCTGGTTTCTCAG GCGCCGACATTGCTAACGTTTGTAACGAGGCGGCTCTTATCGCCGCTCGACACCTTTCCGACGCCATCGAGCAAAAGCACTTTGAACAGGCCATCGAGCGAGTCATCGGAG GCCTGGAGAAGAAGACTCAGGTTCTTCAGCCTGAGGAGAAGAAGACTGTGGCATATCACGAGGCAGGTCACGCCGTCGCCGGCTGGTTCCTGGAGTACGCCGACCCGCTGCTAAAG GTGTCCATCATTCCTAGGGGGCGGGGCCTGGGCTACGCACAATACCTGCCCAGAGAGCAGTTCCTGTACACCAAGGAACAGCTGATGGACCGCATGTGCATGATGTTGGGAGGACGGGTGTCCGAGGAGATCTTCTTTGGCAAGATCACCACCGGAGCGCAGGACGACCTCCGGAAGGTCACCCAGAGTGCCTATGCCCAG ATTGTCCAGTTTGGGATGAATCCCAAGGTGGGCCAGGTGTCGTTTGATCTTCCCCGGCAAGGCGAGACGGTTCTGGAGAAACCTTACAGCGAGGCCACCGCACGTCTTATCGACACAGAGGTTCGGAGCCTAATCAGCGAGGCTTATCAGATAACTCAGCACCTGTTAACTGACAAGAAGGCCGAGGTGGAGAAG GTGGCTTTGCGGCTGCTGGACAAAGAGGTTCTGGACAAGAACGATATGATAGAACTGCTGGGTAAACGCCCATTTACAGAGAAGTCAACATACGAGGAGATAGTGGAGGGAACAGGAGGCGAAGATGAGGACACCACGCTGCCCGCAGGACTTAAGGACTGGAACCAGGAGAGAAAGGACAAAGACGAGAGCCAGGACGAGCAAGTGGCCCGCCAGATCTCTGGAGGAATGCCTTTCTAG
- the afg3l2 gene encoding mitochondrial inner membrane m-AAA protease component AFG3L2 isoform X3, which translates to MVYRYLRLSAGCMNTLRLLLAPSVATSRLQVTRQVTSGQSLLNELLGACKSLTSRPPKGFEKYFPESQKNSNESQSEDKDTKATDAPKATGGGGSEGEGAGSGGGGGKRGGRKESNWYNRLKKGDIPWDEKDFRLFFLGGVAFWAAFAYFFLFRDGAREVTWKDFVNNYLSKGVVDRLEVVNKRYVKVLFSPGKAPVEGYVWFNIGSVDTFERNLESVQYELGIEGESRLPVVYSTEGDGTFILSMLPTALIIGFFLFMVRRGPAAAGRQGRGMGGLFSVSETTAKILKDKIEIKFKDVAGCEEAKLEIMEFVNFLKNPKQYEDLGAKIPKGAILTGPPGTGKTLLAKATAGEANVPFITVNGSEFLEMFVGVGPARVRDLFVMARKNAPCILFIDEIDAVGRKRGRGNFGGQSEQENTLNQLLVEMDGFNTATNVVVLAGTNRPDILDPALLRPGRFDRQIYIGPPDIKGRVSIFKVHLRPLKLDPATDTDALARKMAALTPGFSGADIANVCNEAALIAARHLSDAIEQKHFEQAIERVIGGLEKKTQVLQPEEKKTVAYHEAGHAVAGWFLEYADPLLKVSIIPRGRGLGYAQYLPREQFLYTKEQLMDRMCMMLGGRVSEEIFFGKITTGAQDDLRKVTQSAYAQIVQFGMNPKVGQVSFDLPRQGETVLEKPYSEATARLIDTEVRSLISEAYQITQHLLTDKKAEVEKVALRLLDKEVLDKNDMIELLGKRPFTEKSTYEEIVEGTGGEDEDTTLPAGLKDWNQERKDKDESQDEQVARQISGGMPF; encoded by the exons ATGGTTTATCGCTACTTGCGGCTGTCAGCGGGCTGCATGAACACTTTGAGGCTTCTTCTGGCACCTTCTGTCGCCACAAGCAGGCTG CAGGTGACAAGACAAGTGACAAGTGGGCAAAGCCTGCTTAATGAGCTGCTTGGGGCCTGCAAGAGTTTGACCTCCAGACCACCTAAAG GATTTGAGAAGTATTTTCCTGAGAGTCAGAAAAACTCCAACGAGAGCCAATCCGAAGACAAAG ATACCAAAGCTACCGATGCTCCTAAAGCgacaggaggaggaggaagtgaGGGCGAAGGAGCAGGAAGTGGTGGTGGAGGAGGAAAACGAGGAGGTCGAAAGGAGTCAAACTGGTACAACCGCCTGAAGAAG GGAGACATTCCATGGGACGAGAAAGACTTTCGACTGTTCTTCCTGGGTGGAGTGGCCTTCTGGGCTGCATTTGCTTACTTCTTCCTGTTCAGAGATGGAGCCAGGGAGGTCACATGGAAGGACTTTGTGAACAACTACCTATCCAAAGGAGTG GTGGATAGGTTGGAGGTTGTAAACAAGCGCTACGTCAAAGTGCTTTTCTCCCCAGGGAAGGCACCGGTAGAGGGG TATGTGTGGTTCAACATCGGGAGCGTGGACACGTTTGAGAGGAACCTGGAAAGTGTCCAATACGAGCTCGGCATTGAGGGCGAAAGCCGCCTGCCAGTGGTTTATTCCACTGAGGGTGACGG GACCTTCATACTGAGCATGCTCCCCACTGCTCTCATCATTGGCTTCTTTCTCTTCATGGTGCGGCGAGGCCCGGCTGCCGCTGGCCGACAGGGCCGCGGCATGGGTGGCCTGTTCAGCGTCAGCGAGACTACCGCTAAAATCCTAAAGGATAAAATCGAGATCAAGTTCAAAGACGTTGCCGGCTGCGAAGAAGCAAAGCTGGAGATCATGGAGTTTGTCAACTTCCTGAAGAACCCCAAACAGTACGAGGACCTGGGTGCCAAAATTCCCAAG GGAGCCATCTTGACGGGGCCCCCGGGGACAGGAAAGACTCTTCTGGCCAAGGCGACAGCAGGCGAGGCCAATGTTCCCTTTATCACTGTCAATGGCTCTGAGTTCTTGGAGATGTTTGTGGGCGTAGGGCCCGCTCGG GTCAGAGATCTGTTCGTCATGGCAAGAAAGAACGCGCCTTGCATCCTCTTCATCGATGAAATTGACGCAGTGGGTCGGAAGCGGGGACGTGGCAACTTTGGCGGTCAGAGCGAGCAGGAGAACACGTTGAATCAGCTGCTGGTTGAAATGGATG GGTTTAACACGGCTACAAATGTGGTGGTCCTGGCAGGGACCAACCGACCGGACATCTTGGACCCAGCGCTGCTGAGGCCCGGGCGCTTCGACAGGCAGATATACATCG GTCCTCCGGACATTAAAGGGCGAGTTTCCATCTTTAAAGTCCACCTGCGtcctcttaaactggatcctgCCACCGATACAGATGCTCTGGCCCGCAAGATGGCAGCACTCACGCCTGGTTTCTCAG GCGCCGACATTGCTAACGTTTGTAACGAGGCGGCTCTTATCGCCGCTCGACACCTTTCCGACGCCATCGAGCAAAAGCACTTTGAACAGGCCATCGAGCGAGTCATCGGAG GCCTGGAGAAGAAGACTCAGGTTCTTCAGCCTGAGGAGAAGAAGACTGTGGCATATCACGAGGCAGGTCACGCCGTCGCCGGCTGGTTCCTGGAGTACGCCGACCCGCTGCTAAAG GTGTCCATCATTCCTAGGGGGCGGGGCCTGGGCTACGCACAATACCTGCCCAGAGAGCAGTTCCTGTACACCAAGGAACAGCTGATGGACCGCATGTGCATGATGTTGGGAGGACGGGTGTCCGAGGAGATCTTCTTTGGCAAGATCACCACCGGAGCGCAGGACGACCTCCGGAAGGTCACCCAGAGTGCCTATGCCCAG ATTGTCCAGTTTGGGATGAATCCCAAGGTGGGCCAGGTGTCGTTTGATCTTCCCCGGCAAGGCGAGACGGTTCTGGAGAAACCTTACAGCGAGGCCACCGCACGTCTTATCGACACAGAGGTTCGGAGCCTAATCAGCGAGGCTTATCAGATAACTCAGCACCTGTTAACTGACAAGAAGGCCGAGGTGGAGAAG GTGGCTTTGCGGCTGCTGGACAAAGAGGTTCTGGACAAGAACGATATGATAGAACTGCTGGGTAAACGCCCATTTACAGAGAAGTCAACATACGAGGAGATAGTGGAGGGAACAGGAGGCGAAGATGAGGACACCACGCTGCCCGCAGGACTTAAGGACTGGAACCAGGAGAGAAAGGACAAAGACGAGAGCCAGGACGAGCAAGTGGCCCGCCAGATCTCTGGAGGAATGCCTTTCTAG